Proteins encoded within one genomic window of Companilactobacillus zhachilii:
- a CDS encoding TetR/AcrR family transcriptional regulator, with translation MVSTTFINLNDHKKELITDALLNEFSNHSLSEAQVSRIVQESGIARGAFYKYFDDLKDAYSYLYHYALKDIHQDIATESTEKLRPSEYIEQVRDFVEKSTNSRYFALVKMHLLHNESLFMTPFNNHLITEDEFHWATQVMIHDAIKQILIAPDNQKIILEKLANVLQAIAKEDKKHVSITEGN, from the coding sequence ATGGTTTCCACTACTTTTATTAATTTAAACGATCACAAAAAAGAATTGATTACCGATGCATTACTTAATGAATTTTCAAATCATAGTCTATCGGAAGCACAAGTTTCACGCATCGTACAAGAATCTGGTATCGCCCGTGGTGCCTTTTACAAATACTTCGACGACTTAAAAGATGCTTACAGCTATTTATATCACTATGCCTTAAAAGATATTCATCAAGACATCGCCACTGAATCAACAGAAAAACTCCGTCCGAGTGAGTATATCGAGCAAGTCCGTGACTTTGTCGAAAAAAGTACCAATAGTCGTTATTTTGCACTCGTTAAAATGCATTTACTTCACAATGAGTCGCTTTTTATGACACCTTTCAATAATCACTTGATAACTGAAGATGAATTTCACTGGGCGACTCAAGTTATGATTCATGATGCAATTAAGCAAATCCTGATTGCCCCTGACAATCAAAAAATAATTTTAGAAAAATTAGCCAATGTTTTACAGGCAATAGCTAAAGAGGACAAAAAACATGTTTCTATCACTGAAGGAAATTAA
- a CDS encoding pyridoxamine 5'-phosphate oxidase — MNISLLKNVTRTTNKMALSFSTDGQANVKIVNFVWFENKPDTLFFSSVKGTAGTREYTQAQSVAFTSIPNSDMIGNPYIRSQNVTIHPSNTTMKELLPKYLDSVPNYQKVWDMIGPKLEVFELKLGDVYVDPGLGKEKITLKF, encoded by the coding sequence ATGAATATCTCACTTCTAAAAAATGTTACTAGAACAACCAATAAAATGGCTCTAAGTTTCTCAACTGACGGGCAAGCAAATGTGAAAATTGTTAACTTTGTTTGGTTCGAGAATAAACCAGATACGCTCTTTTTCTCATCTGTCAAAGGAACTGCTGGAACACGTGAGTACACTCAAGCACAAAGTGTTGCTTTTACAAGTATCCCTAACAGTGACATGATTGGAAATCCATACATCCGCTCACAAAATGTAACAATTCACCCTTCTAATACGACAATGAAAGAACTTTTACCCAAATATCTTGACTCGGTTCCCAACTATCAAAAAGTTTGGGATATGATTGGACCCAAATTAGAAGTTTTTGAATTGAAATTAGGCGACGTTTACGTTGACCCTGGTTTAGGAAAAGAAAAAATAACTTTGAAATTTTAG